The following are encoded together in the Desulfuromonas thiophila genome:
- a CDS encoding PD-(D/E)XK nuclease domain-containing protein has translation GAMIHYQLCFPNLETRYSFNDHVLGYLTGQTVEKSQYQAAIYRNLTTADLPAFEETLRGLFASIPYNNYVNNTISSYEGYYASVIYAYLASLGLDLTAEDVTSKGRIDLSLRLDNAIYLIEFKVDGGGKALEQIRQRNYQQKYQGQGKPIYLIGIDFDSAERNLTAFDWEQLG, from the coding sequence TTGGCGCCATGATCCACTACCAGCTGTGTTTCCCCAATCTGGAAACCCGCTATTCCTTCAACGATCATGTGCTGGGCTACCTCACCGGCCAGACCGTAGAGAAAAGCCAGTATCAGGCCGCCATCTACCGCAACCTGACCACCGCTGATTTGCCCGCTTTTGAAGAAACCCTGCGCGGCCTGTTCGCCTCCATCCCCTACAACAACTACGTCAACAACACCATCAGCAGCTATGAAGGCTACTACGCCAGCGTCATCTACGCCTATCTGGCCAGCCTGGGGCTCGACCTCACCGCCGAGGATGTCACCAGCAAAGGCCGCATCGACCTGAGCCTGCGGCTCGACAACGCCATCTATCTCATCGAATTCAAGGTCGATGGCGGTGGCAAGGCGCTGGAGCAGATCAGGCAGCGCAACTACCAGCAGAAATATCAGGGCCAGGGCAAGCCCATTTACCTGATCGGCATCGACTTCGACAGCGCTGAACGCAACCTGACCGCGTTCGACTGGGAGCAGCTGGGCTGA
- a CDS encoding Ig-like domain-containing protein — MAFLTEIEETPLSGLQHVDALLMPGPDWNYLTEDGSTFRTTLTYSFSISSGIEGDKSELRAFSEQQMGAVRSILDDIRQITGISFTETDAGTNADLHFAAAQLSLDLAGLCSYQSSYGYQADQLTSYEADAWVYLNHAVSSYTTEPVGGSATWETLLHEIGHALGLKHPFETSGDNSTVLSAPYTDDKAYTLMSYTRETAGEYYSTYNEYDLAALTYLYGVDGLRGNWGIATDGTYLVGCSLDEIFELPAGYVALADQGGEDRVVYQEGSATYVLETSEDWLIIKNAEAVHFIDNSIEYIQFSDTLMSYDEAYSIAQNSDNQAPQAQDDDASVSADTLITLDVLENDSDADDDELSVAIITTASHGTAVINTDKTITYRPEIYYSGTDQIVYEINDGKGGTDQATVNITISPAESTVPGGLNQTEVSQLYVAIYGRASEGSGNRFWQQATEKTAAAAAMLDSQPSIDYFGEALNSDFAFISHIYENTLGKTAEEDPEGVNFWVGALTGAAPFDRNYSREEVIVSLIDAAMDPQYRGLAAQERFVNKVAASNYCANNIEQATVTQIDTFIGYIAEVTNDPSTLYQAQQSIDSAADPESATAGEQTATLNSVLYLQDWA; from the coding sequence ATGGCATTCCTTACGGAAATCGAAGAAACCCCCTTAAGCGGCCTGCAGCATGTCGACGCGCTGTTGATGCCAGGACCGGACTGGAACTATCTCACGGAAGATGGCTCGACCTTCCGAACCACGTTGACCTACAGTTTTTCCATTAGCAGCGGCATTGAGGGCGACAAGTCAGAGTTGAGAGCCTTCAGTGAGCAACAGATGGGAGCGGTACGCAGCATTCTTGATGACATCCGTCAAATCACCGGGATTTCTTTTACAGAAACAGACGCAGGTACCAATGCCGATCTGCACTTCGCCGCGGCGCAGCTTTCACTGGATCTTGCCGGACTCTGCAGCTACCAGTCCTCTTACGGTTATCAGGCTGATCAACTCACCTCATACGAGGCCGATGCCTGGGTTTACCTTAATCACGCGGTTTCCTCATACACCACCGAACCCGTAGGCGGATCAGCCACCTGGGAAACACTGCTCCACGAAATCGGCCACGCCCTGGGTTTGAAACACCCCTTTGAAACCAGTGGCGACAACAGCACGGTCTTATCAGCTCCCTACACAGATGATAAAGCCTACACCCTCATGTCTTACACGCGGGAAACGGCTGGAGAATATTACAGCACCTATAATGAATATGACCTTGCCGCGCTGACCTATCTGTACGGGGTCGATGGCCTGAGAGGCAACTGGGGCATCGCTACTGATGGAACCTATCTGGTGGGCTGCAGTCTTGATGAAATCTTTGAACTGCCGGCCGGATATGTCGCGCTGGCAGATCAGGGAGGAGAAGACCGGGTGGTCTATCAGGAAGGATCGGCTACTTATGTCCTAGAAACCAGTGAAGATTGGCTTATTATTAAAAACGCGGAAGCCGTTCATTTCATCGACAACAGCATTGAGTATATTCAGTTCTCGGATACGCTCATGAGCTATGATGAGGCTTACAGCATTGCTCAAAATTCAGACAATCAGGCACCGCAGGCACAAGATGATGACGCAAGTGTCTCCGCAGACACCCTGATAACGCTTGATGTTCTTGAAAATGACAGCGATGCGGATGACGATGAGCTTTCCGTGGCCATCATCACCACGGCCAGCCACGGCACCGCTGTTATCAATACAGATAAAACCATCACCTATCGTCCCGAAATCTACTATTCCGGCACAGACCAGATTGTGTATGAAATCAACGATGGCAAAGGCGGTACGGATCAGGCCACTGTCAATATCACCATTTCGCCGGCGGAGTCGACAGTTCCGGGAGGATTAAACCAGACCGAGGTTTCGCAGTTGTATGTCGCCATTTACGGTCGGGCCTCGGAAGGTTCCGGTAACCGCTTCTGGCAGCAAGCAACCGAAAAAACCGCAGCGGCAGCGGCGATGCTTGATTCCCAGCCTTCGATTGATTATTTCGGCGAAGCGCTCAACAGTGATTTCGCTTTTATTTCACATATTTACGAGAACACACTAGGGAAAACGGCTGAAGAGGACCCTGAAGGAGTGAATTTCTGGGTTGGGGCGCTGACCGGTGCAGCACCATTTGATCGCAACTACAGTCGCGAAGAAGTGATCGTCAGTTTGATCGATGCCGCCATGGACCCACAATACCGGGGTCTGGCTGCACAGGAGCGTTTTGTCAACAAGGTCGCCGCGTCAAATTACTGCGCCAACAACATCGAACAAGCCACTGT